The Candidatus Margulisiibacteriota bacterium genome contains the following window.
TCGGTTGGGAAGTAGCGGCTTTCAGCCAGAGCCTCGCTGATCTTCCGGCCATTCTCAACTTCAGTCCGGAGACGATTCAAATCAGCTTGAAACAGCGGATCGGTCACTGTTCGCGAACCGATCGCCATGGCAGTGCTTAGCGAGATCCCCCCTTCAAGCAGCATCCCGAAGGTTAAACAGTTAAAAAGCGCCAGCTCCTGGCGATAATAATCGCCAAGCAACGGCAACCTGGTGAGCCCACTCATAAAAGCATTCCGCCTTTTTAAGGCGACCACACCAAGCAAGATCACTCCGCCAACAATCAACAACCAATAATTAACCAGAAAAGAGCTAATCGCCATGACCGCCACAGTTAACGGAGGCAAGCCGCTTCCCACTTCCTCTAATAACTGGCTCATTGAAGGAACAACATAAACCAAAAGAAAGACCAGCAGTCCCAAGCTGACAACAGCCACAAAAGCAGGATAAACCAGGGCGCCGATCAGCTTTTCTGATAACTCGGCCCGCTGGTCGTAGTAGTTGCCTAAATAATTCAAGACTTTTTCGACCGCGCCACCCCGATCCGCCGCTTGTAAAGTCGCGCAGGCCAGATCAGGAAGGACTTGTTTTGCCCCCTCTCCTAAAGAAGCTCCTTCTTCGATCCGCTCGATCATTCTACCGATTGCTAATCTTTCCTTTTTAAAGAAAGGAGTTTGGCCAATGACCCGCAGAGCGTCAGCCAGCGGCAGGCCGGAGGTTAAAAGAGTTGAAAGTTGCTGGCAAAACCGGGCGGTTTGACGGTTGTTTAATTGGACACACGAATGGGAGCTCATTTGTAACCCTTTAGTATTCGACGGTAGATTAGGTTCCTTCGGCCGAAAGTGGCAAGGATCCCAAGCTCTTTATCCATTAGTTTCAAATACCTCTTAATTTGTTGATAATCGTCCCTGGATATCCTAGGGGTTGCCTTAATTTCAACAACAATTAAGTCATTAACCAGAAAGTCGAGCCTGAAGGCTCCAATTCCCTCAATTTT
Protein-coding sequences here:
- a CDS encoding type II secretion system F family protein — encoded protein: MSSHSCVQLNNRQTARFCQQLSTLLTSGLPLADALRVIGQTPFFKKERLAIGRMIERIEEGASLGEGAKQVLPDLACATLQAADRGGAVEKVLNYLGNYYDQRAELSEKLIGALVYPAFVAVVSLGLLVFLLVYVVPSMSQLLEEVGSGLPPLTVAVMAISSFLVNYWLLIVGGVILLGVVALKRRNAFMSGLTRLPLLGDYYRQELALFNCLTFGMLLEGGISLSTAMAIGSRTVTDPLFQADLNRLRTEVENGRKISEALAESRYFPTDSVSLVAIGENTGRLGAAFLDVAAFKAKERGARLEQLSKLLEPAITATVGGLVAFIVLALFLPLLKLVAALS
- a CDS encoding GxxExxY protein; this encodes MAILLYPELSYKIMGVLFSVHNQLGPGFMEKHYQRGIENEFMKQGIKYLSQVETKIEGIGAFRLDFLVNDLIVVEIKATPRISRDDYQQIKRYLKLMDKELGILATFGRRNLIYRRILKGYK